From the Pseudomonas sp. VD-NE ins genome, the window AGTGCCTGGCAGGTGCGTCATCCGCAGGCGCACGTCACTCGCCGCGAGGTCGGGCGAGTGCTGATTCCGCCGGTCAACGAAGCCTTTGTCGCCGCCGCTTTTTATCCACAGCCCGAAGCACGCCCACTGTCGATGCAGGCGGATCTGGCCCTGAGCGATCAACTGGTCGGCGAGCTGTTCGAGCACGACCTGCTGCTGATTTCCACGCCGATGTACAACTTCAGCGTGCCCAGCGGCCTCAAGGCCTGGGTCGATCAGATCGTGCGCCTGGGCCTGACCTTCGATCATACGCTGGACAACGGCGTCGCCCAGTACACGCCGCTGTTGCAGGGCAAGAAGGCGCTGATTGTCACCAGTCGCGGCGGTTTCGGCTTCGGCCCGGGAGGCGAACTGGAAGCGTTGAATCACGCCGATCCATGGCTGCGCACGGCACTGGGGTTCATCGGCATCAACGACGTCACCGTGTTTGCGGCCGAGGGCGAAGAGTCCGCTGAACGCACCTTTGCGGTGTCGCTGGCCGAGGCCGAGCAGCGTTTACTCGACCTCGCGCGGGTGTTCTAAATGGCCTGGCTGTTCCTGCTGATCGCCGCCGGGTTTGAGGTGACCTTCGCCATGGGCATGAAGTACGCCGAAGGTTTCACCCGACTCTGGCCCTCGCTGATCACGGTGACTGCGGCGGTCGGCGGGATCTACTTCCTGACCTTGGCGATGCGTGAACTGCCCGTGAGCATCGCCTACCCGATCTGGACGGCGATTGGCTCACTGGGCACGGTGTTCCTCGGTTTTGCCCTGCTCGGCGAGAGCCTGACCCTGGTCAAACTGGTTTCGGTCGGTCTGATTGTGGCGGGGGTGGTGGGCCTGAAGTAGGCTGGTCGATGAGTTGTCATCATCACGGAGGATGCTTGGCGGGCGTTTTGCACGCCTGCATCCACTCATCGAACACAAGGATGTTTGCCCATGTCGACGCGTTATCCATTGGTGCTGGTGCCCGGCATGCTCGGGTTTATCCGGCTGGTGCTCTATCCGTACTGGTACGGCATCATCAAGGCACTGCGCCGTGGTGGTGCGACGGTGATTGCGGTGCAGGTGTCGCCGCTCAACTCGACTGAGGTGCGCGGCGAGCAGTTGTTGGCGCGCATCGATGAGATCTTGCGAGAGACCGGGGCGCAAAAGGTCAACCTGTTCGGCCACAGTCAGGGTTCGCTGACGGCGCGCTATGCGGCGGCGAAACGGCCGGATCTGGTGGCATCCGTCACGTCGGTGGCCGGGCCCAATCATGGCTCCGAGCTGGCCGATTATCTGGAAAAAAATTATCCGGCCGACAGCGCCAAGGGGCGGCTGCTTGAGGTGTTGCTGCGGTTGGTCGGGTGGTTGATGGCTGTTTTGGAGACCGGTTACCACGGGCCGAAACTGCCGGTGGATATCCACGCCTCGCATCAATCGCTGACGACGGAGGGCGTGGCGCTGTTCAACCAGCGTTATCCACAGGGCTTGCCTGACACCTGGGGCGGGCACGGGCCGGAAGAGGTTAACGGCGTACGTTATTACTCATGGTCGGGGACGTTGCAGCCGGGCAAGACCGATCGTGGCGGCAATCTGTTCGATGGAACCAATCGCAGCTGTCGCTTGTTTGCGAAAACCTTTGTGCGTGAGCCTGGGCATTGCGACGGCATGGTCGGGCGCTACAGCTCGCATCTGGGCACGGTGATTGGCGATGACTATCCGCTGGATCACTTCGACATCGTCAATCAGTCACTGGGGCTGGTGGGTAAGGGCGCGGATCCGGTGCGGCTGTTTGTCGAGCATGCGGCGCGGCTAAAGGCTGCCGGGGTTTAGCCCTGAGACCGCGTCATCGTTCTTCGCGAGCAGGCTCGCTCCCACATTCGAATGCATTCCAACAGAAGGAATGCGGACACCTGTGGGAGCGAGCTTGCTCGCGAAGAGGGCCTATCAGGCGACGCTTAATTTGCGGCCCAACACGGTGGTCCAGCGCTCGGAAAGAATCACCCCGCCCAACGTCAGCAATCCACCCACCAGGTGATACATCGCCAGTTGCTCCTTCAACACCACCGCCGCAATCAGCGCGGTAATCAACGGCAGCAAGTTGAAGAACAACGTCGTGCGGCTGGGCCCCAGACGCTGCACCGCCTGCATCCACGCCAGCGGCGCGAGCATCGACGCCAGCAGACACGCATACAGCACCAGTGGAATATTCTGCAGGGTCAGCCCGGTCTTCGGCGAAGCGGCATACAGCGGAAACAACACGACAATCGCCACCAGCACCTGCAAATACAGCAACACCAGCGGCGGCAGGCGCAGTTGCCATTTTTTCAGCAAAGTGCTGTAGATCGCATAGGCCAGAGTGGCGATCAACATCATCGCATCACCCATGTTCACCCCGTGTTGCAGCAACGCGCCGAGGCTGCCGGACGAGACCACGACCAGCACACCGGCAAACGACAACACGGCACCGACCAACGCGCCGGCGGTCAGGCGCTGCCCAAGGCTGATGATCGCCATGGCCAGCGACATCAACGGCATCAGCGACAGGATGATGCCCATGTTGGTCGCCGTGGTCAGAGTCGCAGCGAAATAGGCGAGGCTCTGATACACCGCCATGCCGAGTACGCCGAGGATGAAAATCTTGCCCAGGTTCGGGCGGATCTGCGGCCAGTGCGCGATCACCGCTTTGAGCATGAATGGGGTGAACAGCAAACCGGCGAGCAGCCAGCGATAGAAACCGATCTCGGCGGGAAAAATTGCCCCGACCGCCAGTTTGTTGATCACGGTATTGCCGGCCCAGATAAAAATCGCCAGCAGCGGAAACGCGTATTGCATGAGTTGAAACCAGTACGTTGATGAAGGGCAATTATCCCTTGTCTGGATGCAAGCCTATACTGCGAACCGGACAACCTGCCTCTGAAACCGGACAGCATGAACAGCAAACACATCGATCTGCTGGATTTCAGCGAACTGCCATCGGCGGTGTACTTCCGCTACGCCGACTTCAACGCCCATGAATACGCTGCGCCGCATCGCCATCCGTGGGGCACGCTGGAATACGCGGCGCACGGCGTGCTGCACATGGACGTCGATGGCAGCCGCTTCATGTCGCCGCCGCAATACGCGGTGTGGGTGCCGCCGCAGGTCGAGCACAGTTTCTACAGCCATCAACCGGTCAACTATCGCGCGGTATGCCTCGACCCCAAGGTCTGCGCCGAACTGCCGAAACGCGCCTGCACCCTGGCGATCAGCGATATTCTCAAGGCGATTCTCAAAGACTTCGCCGCCCGCGACGTGAAGATTCCCGAACTCGATGCCGACCAGCGTCTGGCGCAAGTGTTGGTCGATCAACTGCAACAGGCCCTGGTGCATGAGTGTTATCTGCCCTACGCGAGCAGCCCGGGTTTGCTGGCGATTCTCGAAACCTTGCAGGCCGAGCCGGGCAACAATCAGCCGCTGGCGCATTGGGCAATGCAAGTGCATGTCAGCGAACGCACGCTGGCCCGGCAATTCGTTCGGGAATTGGGAATGAGTTTCGGCGAGTGGCGCCAGCGTCTGCGCTATCTCGCCGCGATCGAGGCGCTGGAAACATCGCGCAGCGTGCAGGAAATCGCCTTCGATCTCGGTTACAGCAGCGGCTCGGCATTTATCGCCATGTTCGCGCGGCAGGCCTGGTGTACGCCGGAGCAGTATCGCCGTAGCCACCTGGAAGGCAGGAAGGTGTAACAAGATTTGGCTACACTCCAGCAGATGCCGCCCCCATCGGTGCGGCGACAAGGAGAAAACTCCATGAAGATGTTGCGTGTGCCGTTGTTGATGATTGGTTTGCTCCTGTGTTCCCAGGGTTTCGCCGCTACGGCGCAACAGAACAAGATGACCACCTGCAATGCCGATGCGACCGCCAAGAGTCTGAAAGGCGATGAGCGCAAAACCTTCATGAGCACCTGCCTCAAGGCAGCGCCGGCGGCCAACGATGCCAAGGCCCTGACCCCGCAGCAGGAAAAAATGAAAACCTGCAACGCCGACGCGAAAACCAAAGCCCTGACCGGCGATGCGCGCAAGACGTTCATGAGTGATTGCCTGAAGAAAAAATAACTTGATTCGGTGGGGTACCTGGTCGACGCGTCCGCTTGAGATTTGCCCTCACCCTAACCCTCTCCCGGAGGGATAGGGGACTGACCGCGGTGTCTCAAGAAACTCGTCGACCTGAGAAATCCGGTCGATTATGGATTCCATGGCGCTGTCTCAGGTCACTGGATATCCAGAGCATCCCCCAATCGGTTCCCTCTCCCGGAGGGAGAGGGGACTGACCGCGGTGTCTCAAGAAACTCGTCGACCTGAAAAAAAACCGGTCGATTATGGATTCCATGGCGCTATTTCAGGTCACCGGGTATCCAGAGCATCCCCCAATCGGTTCCCTCTCCCGGAGGGAAGAGGGGACTGACCGTGTTGTTTTCAGATATCCATCGACCTGAACTATCTGGCCGATTCTGGATTCAATACAGGACTGGCAAGTCGCCGGATTTCTTCGCCATTCCTCGATCGGTTCCCTCTCCCTTTGGGAGAGGGCTAGGGTGAGGGGACCTGAAGCACCGCATATTTCTAGTGCTCCCCCCAGAACGCTGGCAGACTGCCAATCCTTTTACGCCGTTCGTTTTGAGGCTGTATGCCAACGTTTTCTGAGCGTCATGTAGTGTTCTGGGTCAGTTGCATCATCATTTTCGGCGGTTTGCTGCTGGTGCTGCCGCTGCGCTTGCTGCCCAGTCTGTTGGCCGGATTGTTGGTCTATGAACTGGTCAACATGCTCACCCCGCAACTGCAACGGCTGATCGAAGGCCGCCGTGCGCGCTGGCTGGCGGTGGCTTTGCTCGGCACACTGGTGGTGAGTGTGCTGGCGCTGATCTTCGCCGGCGCGATCAGTTTTCTGCTGCATGAAGCGGAAAACCCCGGCGCTTCCCTCGACAAGTTCATGGGCGTGGTCGACCGCGCGCGCGGGCAATTGCCGCCGTTCATCGACGCCTATCTGCCGGCCAGTGCTGCGGAGTTTCGCGTGGCGATTGGCGAGTGGATGAGCAAGCACCTGTCGGACCTGCAACTGGTCGGCAAGGACGCCGCGCACATGTTCGTGACATTGCTGATCGGCATGGTCCTCGGCGCGATCATCGCCTTGCAGCGCATCCCCGACGTCACCAAACGCAAACCGCTGGCCGCCGCGCTGTTCGACCGTTTGCACCTGTTGGTGCAGGCGTTCCGCAACATCGTCTTCGCGCAGATCAAGATTTCCCTGCTCAACACTTTCTTCACCGGGATCTTCCTCGCGGTGATCCTGCCGATGTTCGGCATCAAGCTGCCGCTAACCAAAACCCTGATCGTGCTGACCTTCCTGCTCGGCCTGTTGCCGGTGATCGGCAATCTGATGTCGAACACGCTGATCACCATCGTCGGCCTGTCACTGTCGATCTGGGTGGCATTGGCGGCGCTGGGTTATCTGATTTTTATCCACAAGCTCGAGTACTTCCTCAACGCGCGGATTGTCGGCGGGCAGATCAGTGCCAAGTCATGGGAGTTGCTGCTGGCGATGCTGGTGTTCGAGGCCGCGTTCGGCCTGCCGGGGGTGGTGGCGGGGCCGATTTATTACGCGTATCTGAAGAGTGAGTTGAAGCTGGGCGGAATGGTTTGACAGCAGCTTCGAGTTGCAAGCTTCAAGCTACAAGTAAAAGCAGAAGCGAGAGCGCAGTGGCTCTTGCTTTTGCTCTTACTTGCCGCTTGCAGCTTAAAACTTGCAGCTGCCGTTAAACGCCATAGCGTTTTCGGGCTTCAATCGCCAGACCGCTACCAATGCTGCCGAAGATATTGCCTTCGACATGTCGCGCATTCGGCAACATCGCCGAGACGCTGTTGCGCAGTGCCGGAATGCCGCTCGAACCGCCGGTGAAGAACACCGTGTCGACCTGATCCACTGCGACACCGGCATCGTTCAACAGTTGTGTGACGCTGCCACGCACCCGCTCCAGCAGCGCATCGATCGCCGATTCAAACAGCGCGCGGCTCAGCTCCACACTCAACCCGGCCTCGATCCGGTCCAGCGGCACATGGCGGCTGTCGGTGTGGGTCAGCTGGATCTTGGTTTCTTCGACTTCCATCGCCAGCCAGTGCCCGGCGCGTTGCTCGATCAATTTGAACAGGCGATCGATGCCACCGGTGTCTTCGATGTCGTAGCGCATGCTGCCCAGGGCCAGGCTGGATTTCTGCGAGTACACCGAGTTGATGGTGTGCCAGGTCGCCAGGTTCATGTGGTGGCTGGTCGGCATGTAGGCGCCGCTCTTCATGCGGCTGCCGTAGCCGAACAGCGGCATCAGGCCTTGCAGGCTCAGCTGTTTGTCGAAGTCGGTCCCGCCGATGTGTACGCCGCCGGTGGCGAGGATGTCATCGTGACGGTTATCGAGGCCACGACGCTCGGGCGACAGGCGCACCAGCGAGAAGTCGGACGTACCACCGCCGATGTCGACGATCAGCACCAGCTCTTCTTTCTCGATGGTCGACTCGTAGTCGAAGGCCGCCGCAATCGGTTCGTACTGGAAGGAGACTTCCTTGAAACCGATCTTCTTGGCCACATCGACCAGGGTGTCTTCTGCTTCCTGGTCAGCCAGCGGATCGTCGTCGACGAAGAACACCGGACGGCCGAGCACCACTTGCTCGAATTCCCGACCGGCGGCGGTTTCCGCACGGCTCTTCAGTTGGCCGATGAACAGGCCGAGCAAGTCCTTGAACGGCATCGCCGTGCCGAGCACGCTGGTGTCGTGCTTGATCAGCTTGGAACCGAGCAGGCTTTTCAACGAGCGCATCAGGCGGCCTTCGTAGCCTTCCAGGTACTCGTGCAGGGCCAGACGACCGTAAACCGGGCGGCGCTCCTCGATGTTGAAGAAGACCACCGACGGCAGGGTGATCTTGTCGTCTTCCAGCGCGATCATCGTTTCCATGCCGGGGCGCAGCCAGCCGACGGTGGAGTTGGACGTGCCGAAGTCGATGCCGCAGGCACGGGCTGGAGAGGCGTCTTTCATGTCTTTCGGTTCCGGTCAAAAAAACGGCCGCGCAGTGTATGTCAGTGCGCGCCAGATTCGAAGGCCGGTCATCTGCTATTTCACGACTAAACTGCCTTGAAACCTCAAGCTTTGCCCCAAACTTGCTGGCATGGGCCGGCAGAACCACCGGCGGTCGCAAGAACCGCCGTCCACTGCCGATAAACTTCTGCAGCGCCACCCGGTCACAACCTTGAGATCGGTCAACCTGGCACGCGCGAATCGGCGCATGCTGGCATCGGCGCGAAATCGATAACGGATGGTGATTCCTTCAATGGACTTCAAAGACTATTACAAGATACTCGGCGTGGAGCCGACAGCAGACGACAAGGCAATCAAGGCGGCCTATCGCAAGCTGGCGCGCAAATACCACCCCGATGTCAGCAAGGAAAAGGACGCCGAGGCCAAATTCAAAGACGCCTCGGAAGCCTATGAAGCGCTGAAAAGCGCCGACAAACGCGCCGAATACGACGAGCTGCGCCGCTATGGCCAGCACGGTCAGCCGTTTCAGGGGCCACCGGGCTGGCAGAGCCGTGGCGGCTTTGGCGGTGGCGGTGGCGACACCGGCGACTTCTCGGACTTCTTCAGTTCGATCTTCGGCAATCGCGGCCCCGGTTTCGGTGGCGGCGAAGGTCGACAACAACGCAGTGCAGGGCGCCGGGGGCAAGACGTGGAAATGGAACTGCCGATCTTCCTCGAGGAGACGCTGGCGAACGAGTCGAAGAAAGTCACCTTCCAGGTGCCGCAGTACAACGCCAACGGCCAGCACGTCAGCAACACCAGCAAGAGCCTGAACGTGAAGATCCCGGCGGGCGTGACCGACGGCGAGCGCATCCGCCTCAAAGGCCAGGGCGCACCTGGCGTCGGTGGCGGGGCCAATGGCGATCTGTACCTGACCATTCGTTTTGCGCCGCACCCGAAATTCGATGTCGAAGGCGAAAACCTCATCATCACCTTGCCGCTGGCGCCTTGGGAATTGGCATTGGGCACGGAAGTAGCCGTGCCGACCCTGACCGGCAAGATCAACCTCAAGGTGCCGGCCGGCAGCCAGAATGGCCAGCGCATGCGCGCCAAAGGTCATGGTCTGAAAAACAAGGCGGGCGAGCGCGGTTACCTGTTCGTGCAGCTCAAAGCCGTGATGCCGAAAACCTCCGACGACGAGGTCAAGGCGTTGTGGCAGGAACTGGCGAAGAAAGCCGCTTTCAACCCGCGCGAGAACTTCTGAACCCGACGACGGAGTAGCCCATCATGAGCAGCCCCCTGATCGTTCAACTGGACCTGGCAGAATTCTGTGAGGCGGCCGATTTGTCGGACGTCTACGTGATCGAAATCGTCGAACACGGCATCCTCGAACCTCAGGGCGCGCAGCCCCGGGAATGGCGCTTCACCGATTACGAATTGGCCTTGGCCAAGCGTGCGGCGAAGTTGCGCCGTGATCTGGAGCTGGAGTGGGAAGGTGTCGCGCTGGCGCTGGATCTGCTGGAGGAGGTGCGTGAGTTGCGTGCCGAGAACCGCATGTTGCGCCAGCGCTTGGGGCGACTGGTGGTCGAGTAGTCTGTCACACGTCTGCCGATAGCCCGAGTCACGAGCAGGGTTAGTGTTTGCAGGTGTTTCTCCCGGTATTAACCGGCCGCACGCTCTGATAGTTTTCCAGGCAAAAGTCGGCAATGGATGCCGACTGCCGTAGCGCCAGCCAGCCTGGTCGGTCGCTGCGACATCTTTGCAAGGAAGCCTGTTCATGCCAGTCAAGCCCAAGCCGCCCAAGACGGGCGCAGTCGATGTAAACACCCCCCCGCGCACGTCCGTGGATTCGCCTCCCCACGGCTCCGAGTTGTTGCATCTGCCCCCCGACTCATTCATTCGCAAGACCCCGTCCGATACGAACGAGCCCGGCGGTAGCAAGCCGCAAATAGAAACGTCGGCCGCGCCGCACAACGTGCAAAGTCATCCGGTGCCGTCCACGTCTGCTTCTCTTTCGGCGACTGCAGCCTCTTCTCTGCAGGATTACCTGATTCCTTCAACAATCGATTTACCGGAAGCGAATACTCAGGGATTTCGCGTGTACAACAGACGCCTCTACGCTGACGTGCAGGGCGGCGGTACTGTGCAGATCGGCGTCGATGCCGAAACCGGTCTGTACCGCGCCAAGCTGTCCAGAGAGCTGGAGCCGTCAGGCCCCTTTCTCGACTACGATCCGTTGAACAAACACTGGTACTTGCTGCAGGATTCCAGCGCGTCGCCGGACGGCACCGCCGTTGTGTCGCGCAAAAGCCGCAGGGTCTCCCGGCAGAGTGACGAGGACTATGAATCTGCTCTGGAAGAACTGCCCGACGATGCAGGTGCGACGCAGGAGCACTTTTATACGGCCTCTGAATCGATGCCCGTCAAACCCTTCACCGCTGACGAACTGAGTACGATGCGCAGCGAAACGCTATTTTCATACCTCGGCAATCGAGCAGGGGTCTACGACCGTGCCAATAATGGCAAATATCCATTCAGAGATATGGTCGGCAGACCTGTGCGCATAAAAAAACTGCAGACCCTGGTGCGTTACGAAGACGGCGGCCGGTACACCTCGGAGCAGGTCAAGCCCTACATCAAGTATGGAGCGTATGAAAATGTCGCGCGCTTGTATGAAGAAAAACTGCAATGGCGATTGTTCACTGAGACCGACATGAGGGGGCCCGGAGAGCAGGCCTTGATCGGCCAGTCCATGGTGGTCGCCAACCGAAGAATCAACCCAGGCGAGGTGGTTGGCGTTTATGGCGGCGCCATCACGCCAGGACGTCGCGTTCCGCTTCGTGAACAGTCCTACACCATGAAAGCAGGAGAGCGTTTTCTGCCCGGACCTGGATATTTTGTTCCCGACGAGCTTGTGATAGTGGGTGATACCATTATTTCCCGGATCAATACGAACTTCTGGTATAACGTTGCGGGTAAGCCGGTTCGTCAGGCAAGGGATGGCTACAACGTCGAATTCGTTCCGTTCGATGTTGAAGCGCAACAGTGGCTGGGCAAGAAGCTGGTGACCAGAGAATTCATTCTCAATGCCATATTCGCAACCGAAGCCATTCCGGCTGGAACCGAGTTGCGTATAAATTACAACTACAGCGATGAGGACATCTCGACGTTGTTTCCTTGATTGAGTCAGCGATAGCTGCCCTTCGCCATGAGTCTGCTTTTTCCGTAAACCAGTAACCTGCCAGGACGGTGGTAATGCAGCCGTATCAGGTTAATGTTTGCAGGTGTTTCCCGGGTTTCAACCGGGGGCACCTGTCTGGTAGTTTTCCCTGTCAGAGTCGGCAATGGACGCCGGCCAACGCAGCGCCCGCCACACCGGTGGGCGCTGGGTAAAACTTTCAGGGAGAAGCATTCATGCCAGTCAAACCAAAACCGCCAGCCCCCGGCGTGGGCAGTGTCGACGCTCACGCTCGCCCGCGTACGTCCTCCAGTTCAACCACTCAAGAAGTCGAAGCACTGCGTTTCACGCCTGATCCTGTCCTCCACAAACAGGCGGGCGATTCCGCAGCGGCCAGCAGTAGCGCGCCTGAAATCAACGCTGCGTCAGCGACCTCGAGAGTGCAGGTTCACCCATCATCTGTATCCACCGCCACGTCGGTTGTTGCTACTGATGTGTTGGTACTGCAGGATTACGTGATTCCATCGGCAGTCGACCTGCCCGAAGCGGACGCCCGGGGAATCCGTACGTACAATGCGCGCGAATACGTCGATGTGCAGGACGTCGGTACCGTGATGCTCGGCGTAGACGCCGAGACAGGTCTGCGCAGGGCCGGATTTTCGAAAGAACGGCACCCTTCAGGGCCGGTACTTGCGCATGATCCGGCGAGCAACAGCTGGTATCCGCTGCAAGACTTCTCTGCTTCCACGCCGGACAGTGCTGTCGCCGCACCGCACGAGCGTCGCAGGTCTCCTCGACAAAGTGAGGATGAGTACGAATCGGCACTGGAAGAGTTGCCCGGGCATGATGACGGATCAGAAGCGTTTTATCTGGCCTCTGAATCCATGCCGATCAAACCGTTCACGTTAGAAGAGCTGAACCTGATGCGCAGTGAGACGCGCTATTCGTTTCTGGGCAATCGGTTGGGCTCCTATAATCGCGCGAATAACGGCAAGTATCCCCTCAGGGACACGGACGGCAGACCGATTCGCATTCGACAGCTGCAGACAAAAGTACGTTTTAAAAACGGCGACCAATTTACCTCCGAACAGATAAAACCCTACATCAAGTTCGAAGGTTATGAAGATGTCGCGATGTTGTACGAAGAAAAGCTGCAATGGCGACTGTTCACCGAGGCCGATGTCAATGTTCCCGGTGAAAGTGCGCTGATCGGGCAATCGATGGTAGTCGCCAACAGGCGTATCGCCAAAGGCGAGGCGATCGGTGTCTACGGTGGCGTCATTACGCCGAAAAGGTTCATACGGCGCAATGAACAAACGTTCAGCATACTGGCCGGGATGCGCGTGCGGTATGGCCCTGGAACATTGCTTCCCGACCCGTTGGCCATACTGGGCGACAACATTATTTCAAGAATCAACTCCAACTTCGATTACGACGATACAGGCAAGCCAATTCGCCAGGCAGCCGGCGGCTACAACGTTGAGGCAGTGCCATTCAACGTCGAGGCGCAACAGTGGATAGGTAATAAACAGGTAACCAAGAAATTTATTCTGAGCGCCATATTCGCCTCTGACGACATACCTGCCGGCGTCGAGTTGCGTCTGGATTACAACTACACCGAGCAGGAGGTGTCGTGGGCATTTGCGTGATTCGTTGACCATCGCGCCTGAATACGTACTCGCTCGTCCGTATTCAGGTCGCAAGGACTTCAGAACAGAAAATACCGCTGCGCCATCGGCAGTGTTTCCGCCGGTTCGCACCAGAGCAACACACCGTCAGCCTTGACCTGATACGTCTGCGGATCGACATCGATATTCGGCAGATAGTCGTTGTGGATCAAGTCGGTTTTCTGCACGTCACGGCAACCTTTGACCACGGCGATTTTCTTTTTCAGTCCCAATGCTTCAGGCAACCCGGCTTCCTGTGCCGCCTGACTGATAAAGGTCAGGCTGGTGGCGTGCAGCGAGCCGCCGTAGCTGGCGAACATCGGGCGGTAGTGCACCGGTTGCGGTGTCGGAATCGAGGCGTTGGCATCGCCCATCAAGCTCGCGGCAATCGCGCCGCCCTTGAGAATCAGCGTCGGTTTCACGCCGAAAAACGCCGGACGCCACAGCACCAGATCGGCCCACTTGCCGACTTCGATCGAACCGACTTCATGGCTGATGCCATGGGTGA encodes:
- a CDS encoding NAD(P)H-dependent oxidoreductase, whose product is MSKILAIHASPRGDRSHSRRLAEHFLSAWQVRHPQAHVTRREVGRVLIPPVNEAFVAAAFYPQPEARPLSMQADLALSDQLVGELFEHDLLLISTPMYNFSVPSGLKAWVDQIVRLGLTFDHTLDNGVAQYTPLLQGKKALIVTSRGGFGFGPGGELEALNHADPWLRTALGFIGINDVTVFAAEGEESAERTFAVSLAEAEQRLLDLARVF
- a CDS encoding multidrug efflux SMR transporter; translated protein: MAWLFLLIAAGFEVTFAMGMKYAEGFTRLWPSLITVTAAVGGIYFLTLAMRELPVSIAYPIWTAIGSLGTVFLGFALLGESLTLVKLVSVGLIVAGVVGLK
- a CDS encoding triacylglycerol lipase, which encodes MSTRYPLVLVPGMLGFIRLVLYPYWYGIIKALRRGGATVIAVQVSPLNSTEVRGEQLLARIDEILRETGAQKVNLFGHSQGSLTARYAAAKRPDLVASVTSVAGPNHGSELADYLEKNYPADSAKGRLLEVLLRLVGWLMAVLETGYHGPKLPVDIHASHQSLTTEGVALFNQRYPQGLPDTWGGHGPEEVNGVRYYSWSGTLQPGKTDRGGNLFDGTNRSCRLFAKTFVREPGHCDGMVGRYSSHLGTVIGDDYPLDHFDIVNQSLGLVGKGADPVRLFVEHAARLKAAGV
- a CDS encoding DMT family transporter; protein product: MQYAFPLLAIFIWAGNTVINKLAVGAIFPAEIGFYRWLLAGLLFTPFMLKAVIAHWPQIRPNLGKIFILGVLGMAVYQSLAYFAATLTTATNMGIILSLMPLMSLAMAIISLGQRLTAGALVGAVLSFAGVLVVVSSGSLGALLQHGVNMGDAMMLIATLAYAIYSTLLKKWQLRLPPLVLLYLQVLVAIVVLFPLYAASPKTGLTLQNIPLVLYACLLASMLAPLAWMQAVQRLGPSRTTLFFNLLPLITALIAAVVLKEQLAMYHLVGGLLTLGGVILSERWTTVLGRKLSVA
- a CDS encoding helix-turn-helix transcriptional regulator; the protein is MNSKHIDLLDFSELPSAVYFRYADFNAHEYAAPHRHPWGTLEYAAHGVLHMDVDGSRFMSPPQYAVWVPPQVEHSFYSHQPVNYRAVCLDPKVCAELPKRACTLAISDILKAILKDFAARDVKIPELDADQRLAQVLVDQLQQALVHECYLPYASSPGLLAILETLQAEPGNNQPLAHWAMQVHVSERTLARQFVRELGMSFGEWRQRLRYLAAIEALETSRSVQEIAFDLGYSSGSAFIAMFARQAWCTPEQYRRSHLEGRKV
- a CDS encoding PsiF family protein, with product MKMLRVPLLMIGLLLCSQGFAATAQQNKMTTCNADATAKSLKGDERKTFMSTCLKAAPAANDAKALTPQQEKMKTCNADAKTKALTGDARKTFMSDCLKKK
- a CDS encoding AI-2E family transporter, yielding MPTFSERHVVFWVSCIIIFGGLLLVLPLRLLPSLLAGLLVYELVNMLTPQLQRLIEGRRARWLAVALLGTLVVSVLALIFAGAISFLLHEAENPGASLDKFMGVVDRARGQLPPFIDAYLPASAAEFRVAIGEWMSKHLSDLQLVGKDAAHMFVTLLIGMVLGAIIALQRIPDVTKRKPLAAALFDRLHLLVQAFRNIVFAQIKISLLNTFFTGIFLAVILPMFGIKLPLTKTLIVLTFLLGLLPVIGNLMSNTLITIVGLSLSIWVALAALGYLIFIHKLEYFLNARIVGGQISAKSWELLLAMLVFEAAFGLPGVVAGPIYYAYLKSELKLGGMV
- a CDS encoding Hsp70 family protein encodes the protein MKDASPARACGIDFGTSNSTVGWLRPGMETMIALEDDKITLPSVVFFNIEERRPVYGRLALHEYLEGYEGRLMRSLKSLLGSKLIKHDTSVLGTAMPFKDLLGLFIGQLKSRAETAAGREFEQVVLGRPVFFVDDDPLADQEAEDTLVDVAKKIGFKEVSFQYEPIAAAFDYESTIEKEELVLIVDIGGGTSDFSLVRLSPERRGLDNRHDDILATGGVHIGGTDFDKQLSLQGLMPLFGYGSRMKSGAYMPTSHHMNLATWHTINSVYSQKSSLALGSMRYDIEDTGGIDRLFKLIEQRAGHWLAMEVEETKIQLTHTDSRHVPLDRIEAGLSVELSRALFESAIDALLERVRGSVTQLLNDAGVAVDQVDTVFFTGGSSGIPALRNSVSAMLPNARHVEGNIFGSIGSGLAIEARKRYGV
- a CDS encoding DnaJ C-terminal domain-containing protein codes for the protein MDFKDYYKILGVEPTADDKAIKAAYRKLARKYHPDVSKEKDAEAKFKDASEAYEALKSADKRAEYDELRRYGQHGQPFQGPPGWQSRGGFGGGGGDTGDFSDFFSSIFGNRGPGFGGGEGRQQRSAGRRGQDVEMELPIFLEETLANESKKVTFQVPQYNANGQHVSNTSKSLNVKIPAGVTDGERIRLKGQGAPGVGGGANGDLYLTIRFAPHPKFDVEGENLIITLPLAPWELALGTEVAVPTLTGKINLKVPAGSQNGQRMRAKGHGLKNKAGERGYLFVQLKAVMPKTSDDEVKALWQELAKKAAFNPRENF
- a CDS encoding chaperone modulator CbpM, which codes for MSSPLIVQLDLAEFCEAADLSDVYVIEIVEHGILEPQGAQPREWRFTDYELALAKRAAKLRRDLELEWEGVALALDLLEEVRELRAENRMLRQRLGRLVVE